The following are encoded in a window of Impatiens glandulifera chromosome 5, dImpGla2.1, whole genome shotgun sequence genomic DNA:
- the LOC124940059 gene encoding ethylene-responsive transcription factor RAP2-1-like — protein sequence MDIIVSTKRQKQTDKPYKGIRMRKWGKWVAEVREPNKRSRIWLGSYSSPLAAARAYDTAMFYLRGPTARLNFPEYLIGQEQLLDISTAAIRKRATEVGARVDAIETSRRPPLQRSNVSDIKPDLNEYPEPEDESETV from the exons ATGGATATTATCGTCTCAACTAAGAGGCAAAAACAGACAGACAAACCGTACAAAGGAATAAGGATGAGAAAGTGGGGTAAGTGGGTAGCCGAGGTTCGAGAACCCAACAAACGTTCAAGAATTTGGCTCGGTTCTTATTCTTCACCCCTTGCCGCCGCGCGTGCTTACGACACCGCCATGTTCTACCTGAGAGGTCCGACCGCCCGTCTTAATTTCCCCGAATACCTCATCGGACAAGAACAACTCTTGGATATCTCAACCGCTGCTATTAGGAAAAGAGCTACCGAAGTCGGCGCCCGTGTCGACGCTATTGAAACCTCCCGCCGCCCCCCTCTCCAACGCAGCAACGTTTCCGATATTAAACCTGATTTGAATGAGTACCCTGAACCGGAAGATGAATCCG AGACTGTTTGA